The Effusibacillus pohliae DSM 22757 genome includes the window GGATCGACAAACGTGGTTGGCAGCGCGACGGGCGCCTCTGGCTGCCAGCGATCCAACCAGCTTTGCGGCAGTTCATCGGGCAGCGGTTGGCCGGACAGTTCCGCCCACAGCATCGTCCAAGCCCGCGGCACAACCCGCCAGATGTCGTACCCGCCGCCGCCGACCGCGATCCATCTGCCTTCGCACACTTCGTGCGCCAGTTGGTGGACCATTTTCGGGATTTCCCGGTACAGCCGGGTGGTGGCCGACAAGTGTGTGAGCGGATCGTACTGGTGGGCGTCACATCCGTTTTGCGAGATTACCACATCCGGTTTGAATTTATGAAACACGTGCGGAAGCACCGATTCGAGCGCGGCGATCCAGGAATCGTCCTCGGTGAACGGCTCCAGCGGAATGTTCAGCGAGTACCCGTATCCCCGCCCGTCCCCGCGCTCTTCCACATCCCCCGTGCCGGGATAGAGATATTTTCCCGTTTCATGAAACGAAATGGTCAGCACGTCCGGATCGTCATAAAACAGCCACTGCACGCCGTCCCCGTGATGGGCGTCCGTGTCGAGATACAGAACGCGGGCGTTGTACCGTTCCCTGATGTAGGCAATCGCAGCTCCGATATCATTGTAGACGCAGAATCCGGAAGCTTCCTTGTGGCGGGCGTGATGCAGCCCGCCCGCCAGGTTGAGCGCATGCTCGACTTGTCCGGACATCACCAGTTCGGCGGCCAGGATTGTGCCGCCGACGATCAGGCTGCTGGCCTCGTGCATATTGGGAAAAATCGGCGTATCCTCGGTTCCCAGCCCGAACCCGATGACCGGCGGATCGGTATCAGGCGGCAGTTGGGACGCTTTCTGCACCGCATGTACAAAGTCCGGGTGATGCACCCGCAGCAGCTCGTCCAAAGACGCAGGCCTGGGTTCCACCAGATAGGATGCGTCGAGCAGGCCCAGCTTTTGCATCAAATCCCATGTGATTTGCAGCCGCTTTGGATTGAACGGATGGTCTTCCCCGAATTTGTACCGGAGAAACGATTGGCTGTAAACAAACGCGACCTGATTCTTCATACGCGCTCCTACCCGATGACGGGCGGCTGAACCACTTGGTACCCCGCGTTTTGCACGTCGTAAACGAAGCGGCGGGGATCCATCGTTTTCAGCCGGAAG containing:
- a CDS encoding acetoin utilization protein AcuC; amino-acid sequence: MKNQVAFVYSQSFLRYKFGEDHPFNPKRLQITWDLMQKLGLLDASYLVEPRPASLDELLRVHHPDFVHAVQKASQLPPDTDPPVIGFGLGTEDTPIFPNMHEASSLIVGGTILAAELVMSGQVEHALNLAGGLHHARHKEASGFCVYNDIGAAIAYIRERYNARVLYLDTDAHHGDGVQWLFYDDPDVLTISFHETGKYLYPGTGDVEERGDGRGYGYSLNIPLEPFTEDDSWIAALESVLPHVFHKFKPDVVISQNGCDAHQYDPLTHLSATTRLYREIPKMVHQLAHEVCEGRWIAVGGGGYDIWRVVPRAWTMLWAELSGQPLPDELPQSWLDRWQPEAPVALPTTFVDPPDLFPPIPRRAEIEEKNRITVRRALLGTPFLL